Proteins encoded together in one Penaeus vannamei isolate JL-2024 chromosome 9, ASM4276789v1, whole genome shotgun sequence window:
- the LOC138862530 gene encoding uncharacterized protein, protein MCPIQTHLSSSIPTADTHVPIPHPHPPAPFTHLFPFTLFCVVHTCPSHNHLPHPHLPVLIYVYLPHPHTPIPIHISLSHPQPSISKTSTFRNHTHHPHPHPPGTLHIHLAPSTCTYLTHTYLPRPHPPFLIEPPQPHPLARNPHPLAPIHPFPFT, encoded by the coding sequence ATGTGCCCGATCCAAACACATCTGTCCTCATCCATTCCTACTGCTGATACACACGTACCTAttccccatccacacccacctgCCCCATTTACACACCTGTTCCCATTTACATTATTCTGCGTTGTCCACACCTGCCCCAGCCACAACCACCTGCCTCATCCACATCTACCTGTCCTCATCTATGTCTACCtgccccatccacacacacctaTCCCTATCCATATTTCCCTGTCCCATCCACAACCATCTATCTCAAAAACATCCACCTTCCGCAATCACACccatcatcctcatccacatccacCTGGCACCCTCCACATTCACCTGGCTCCCTCCACGTGCACCTACCTCACCCACACCTACCTGCCCCGTCCTCACCCACCTTTCCTCATCGAACCACCTCAACCACACCCACTTGCCCGCAATCCACATCCACTTGCCcccatccaccctttccccttcacctga